Below is a window of Gemmatimonadota bacterium DNA.
AGCACCAGGTTCAACAAGGCCCGATGCAGCAGATCCCCATCCCCCATGACGCGCACGGGGCCTTCGTCGATCTCAGTGACCAGATCAACCGCGTACAGGTCCGGATGCTGCTTGCTCAGCAAAATACAGTCGTGGACCAGTGCCTTGAGGTCCAACTCTTCTTTGTCCCCGATCTTCATGACCGAGTAGTCGAGAAACTCGGAGAGAAGCCTGCTCAAGCGGTCCGACTCCGTAAGGACGAGCCGCTCCAGAACGGTGCGATCGTCGGACTCGAGGGAGTCGCCGCTGAGCTGCTCGACAGAACTGCGGATCGACGCGAGAGGATTCTTGATCTCGTGCGCCAGGGAAGCCGAAAGTGCCGCCACGGCCTCGAAGCGCTCGGTGCGAACATGGAGTTCGTCGATCCGTTCGAGATCAGTGATGTCCTGAAAGATCGCCGTCGCCGAGTTGGCTTCGCCACCGGAACGCTCCAAGACAGTGGTGCTGACGCCCAGCCGAACCTTCCGAGAGTTGGGAAGCGTCGCGGTGGTTCGGAAGCGCCCGACGGACCGCCCGTGGTGGATCGATCCCTCCAGCACCCCGCTCAGGCCCGGGGCGATGCGCTCGACCTCCGCGAGGACCGGCCTTCCCATGAACGCGTCGCGATCAAGTCCGAGCAGCCGTTCCGCCGCGAGATTGGCGTAGACCAGGCGACCCTTACCGTCGACCGTCAAGACGCCGGTGGCGAGGTTGGCCAGGATGTCGCTGGTGTCCAACCGCAACTGTTCGAGCTCGGACTTCATCGCACCGAGCGCGAGCCCTGTGTGGCGGAGGCGGTCCCCAATCACTCCGGTGATGAGCGCCACCAACGTGAAGAGTCCGATCTGGAGCACCAAGCTCAGGCTCAACGTCTCCTGGAAGCCCCACACCAGGTCGGCGAAGTACGCGATGCTGGCCAGGGCACCGATCAGTACACCCCCCGGCAGGGGCAGCAGTAGCGCGCCAACGCTGATGACGAGGATGTAGAGCGGGGCGAAGGTGCTCTCCGGGCCCAGCGTCACGTGCACGGTGGCCGTGACCAAGGCTACATCGAACACGACCTGCAAGTAGAGGAAGTTTTCCCCGCCCCCGGCACCTTTGAGGTGAGTGTGCCAAAAGGAGGCCGACGTCACGAACAGCGTGACCAAGAACATCACGACCGTTACGAGCAAGACATCCGGCTGTGCCTCGAACCACGTCCAGAACGCGCCCGCGAGAATGCCCGTGACGAGCGTGAGCCGTGCGACGTACACCCACCGTAGCAAGTCGATGCGCACTACCTGGTGCTCACCGGTGTTCAGCGGGGCGGAGGTCGGTTCAGCCACAGTGGTCGTCTCCCGGGGTCCGGGGGGAGCGTGCACACGAGCGTCCGCCCCCGCTTGCCCTCACAGAAGGTATAAGCAGATTCGCAACCTGCAAACGCCGACGTTTCGCAGAATGCGAGACATGACCAGCCGCGTGCGGGTCTCATCTGGGTAGATCGTGAGCGGCATCGGAGCCTCGGGGCTCTGTTGGTGCTGGCCGGAAAGTTGGGTCCTGGACAGATTGTCGTCCATGCCCAACCGAGAGCCCGAGCTTGTGGCCTCCGACAACACCCAGGCAATGCTGCTGCTGGCCCGAGTGCGCCTGATCGCGACGCGGGCACTCGGTACAGCGCTGCTGTTGCTCGCCTACCTCCCGCTCCATCGATTGCTGGATCCGACGGTCGCCGGAGCTGCCGGAGCTTCCACTCGTGCGGCGGCCGAATCCGCCTGGAAGGTAGGCCTCCTGGGCACGTTGATCGTCGTGGGGCTTGCTCTCCCGCTGTCGCGCTTCGTCCCAGCTGATCGACTCGCCCGGGCTGTTCGCCCTCTCGTCGGACTTCTCGAAAGACCGGGCCGCTCCGCCTATGCGCTCTCCCTGGGATTGGCATCGTTCGGGCTTTCGGCCTGGATCGCGGTGTCCCTGTTCGGCGCGTTGCCCACGTCGGTCGACGAGATGGTTCAGTTGCTACACGCCCAGACCCTCGCTGGTGGACGGCTCGCGCGCCCTCTCGGGGTCGCCGAGGCAGCGTGGGCCGTGCAGAACGGGCTTCTGACACCCTCCGGGTGGACCTCCGTGTACCCGCCCGGACACACCGGCTTGCTTGCCATCGGGCTCATCGCGGGGGTCCCTTGGCTCGTCGGTCCGGTCGCAGTCGGGGTCGCTACAGCGGTGTTCGCGGCAGCGCTGGAGCGTCTGCTCAGCGGCGTGTGGGTCGCTCGTCTAGCAGCGCTGCTCGTCGCGTTGGGCCCGTTCTGGCTCCTCCTTGGCGGTACGCATCTGAGCCACACGACCGCGGCGGCCGGCGCAGCGCTCGTACTGTGGACCGCACTGCTGACGCGGGACGGCTCCGCGCAGTGGGGACTGGCTGTCGGCGCATCGGTCGGTCTCTTCGTGCTCGCACGCCCTTGGGTCGGCATCGTGGTATCGACGGCCGTGATACTGTCGGTGTGCTTGCCCCCGATCCTGACCGGACTCGAGACTCGCGGCTGGGGGCTCCGCCGCCTTGCTCTCACCTTCGCAGGCGGGGCGCCTTTTGCTATCCTGCTCCTAGCCTGGAACCAAAGGCTCTTTGGCAACCCGTTCGCGCTGGGTTACACGGCGGCGTTCGGCCCCGCCCACGGTCTGGGATGGCACGTCGACCCTTGGGGCAACCGGTATGGATGGGTCGAGGCGTTAGCGTATACCGGCGCAGACGCGGTCCAGTTGGGTGCGCACCTGCTCGAGACACCACTCCCCGCCCTCGCGCTTATCGGCGCCGCGCTTCTGCTCGGCGGCCTTCCAAGGGGAGCGGGGGTTCTGTGCACGTGGGCAGGCGCGGCGCTCGTGGCCAACGCGTTGTACTGGCATCACGGTGTCCACATGGGTCCACGCATGCTCTACCACAGTTCGCCCGCGTGGGCGTCCCTCTTCGCGATCGCCGCAGTCTCCTTGGTCGGATCGGAGACAGCCCCACTCCGGCGCTATCGAGACTTCCGGGCGTGGGTCGTACTCCTGGCCCTGTTCGGAGGCCTGGCGCTCGCCCCGGGGGTTGTCCGTGGCCATGCGCGGGTTTCGACCGCAGCCACTATGCTGCCCAGCGGCGTCGGAGAGTCGAGCGTACTGTTCGTGCACGGAAGCTGGGCATCCCGGGTCAGCGCGCGGTTGGCGAGCAGCGGCATGCGGAGGGACTCGATAGAGACCGCGCTACGCCGAAACGACATCTGTGCAGTGGACGGATACGCGCGGGGTCGCGCCCGGAGTCTTGGAGAGTCCACGGACCGGCTCGACTTCGACGCCTTGCCGGGCACGCCGGGCTCGCTCGAGCGGCGAGAACTCTCGCCCGGGAACGTGATCCGTGTCTCGCCGTCTCTCACCCCCACGCCATCCTGCTTGCGTGAGGCGCGAGCCGATCGCCTGGGTGTGATCGAGTTGGAGCCTCTGTTGTGGCAGGCCCCCCCGGGCTCCGGCGAGCGCATGGTCGTGGCGCGGGACCTGGGACCCGTCGACAACGCCAGATTGATCAGCGTTCTGCGCCGCACACCGTATCTGTACGTCGACTTCGAAGGGGAGCCCCGCCTCATGGAGTACACGGCCGGAATGGAACTGATTTGGGGCGGCGCTGTCCGATCACCCTTCTAGTCCGGCCGGGAGATAGAGATCACGGTGCCCAGCGTAGCGTAGCTGGCCCCCCAAAGCCTCCCGACAGGTCGAAGCGCTTTCGGGTCGATCGCGGACGTGCCCGCGACGCGCTCGAGCTCAGGGTCCAAACGCAATCCGACTACACGCCCGATCATCAAGGTGTTGGGCGCATCGCCAAGGGAGACTTCTTGCTCAAGCTCGCACTCCATAACCGCTGGGCAGCCATGCACGAACGGCGCGCTGACCCGCTTCGACGGCACTGCCTCGAGACCGGCCAAGGTGAACTCGTCGACGTCGGGCGCCACGTTTGCGGACGTGGAGTTCATCGCCTCCAGGAACGGCTCGGTCACGACGTTCACACAGAAAGCGCGGCGGCTGCGAATGTTGACGAGGGTGTCCTTCGGACCGCTTGGGCGGTGCCCGATCGATACGCCGACCAGCATGGGGTTGGAAGAGAGAGCGTTGAAGTAGCTGAACGGAGCCAGGTTCGGCTCCTCGTTCACACCCCAGGTCGAGATCCAGCCGATCGGCCTCGGCACGACGAGTGAGGTGAGCAACTGATACCGGTCGCGACCCGAGATCTCGTCAGGGTCGATGGTACGTACCGCAGTCACCGGCTCCCTGGGAGGTCCAGGACCTGTCCCACGTAGATCGTGCTCCCCCGCATCCCATTCGTCCGCTTGAGCACGTCGACCGTGGTGCCATGCTCGCGGGCGATCGTCCACAGCGAATCGCCGGACCGGACGGTGTATGCCACCTGTTGGACTCGCTGGGCCGACCGGGTCGACTTGCGCTGCACGTACGCCGCATACGGTTTCGGGAACACCGCCACATGGTAGTGGGCCGGGTACCGCTCTCGGGTCGCCTCCAGAACGCCCGCACCCTCCAACTCTGTGAGCACACGCTCCAGCCAGGCGCGGCAGTTCCGATTTCGGCTGTACCTCAGGTCGACCGCCATTCCCGTCGGATGAACTGAACGCGAAGACGCATTGCGCGGCTGCCTGGTCGTGGGCCGCGTGAGGCTCGTCACAACCAACTGCTCACCGCAGGCGGCACGGTATTGGACGGCAAGCCGCTCGACGAAGAGCGCCACCTCGGGTCTCGCGTAAGGGAACGAGACCGAGTATAGCTGGAAGTCTCGGCCGGGTCGAACGCGTACCAACCAACCCTCAGACGCGAAGTAACGGACGCGGTCGCCGGTATCGATGAACGTGAAGTCGTGCTGAAGCGCGACGCGGTTCTGAAGGTCGAGCGACGCGGTGGAGCCCCTGAGGCTCTGACTCGACGCGGGCGCGGACGAGAGCGCCACCAGCAAGGTC
It encodes the following:
- a CDS encoding PAS domain-containing protein → MAEPTSAPLNTGEHQVVRIDLLRWVYVARLTLVTGILAGAFWTWFEAQPDVLLVTVVMFLVTLFVTSASFWHTHLKGAGGGENFLYLQVVFDVALVTATVHVTLGPESTFAPLYILVISVGALLLPLPGGVLIGALASIAYFADLVWGFQETLSLSLVLQIGLFTLVALITGVIGDRLRHTGLALGAMKSELEQLRLDTSDILANLATGVLTVDGKGRLVYANLAAERLLGLDRDAFMGRPVLAEVERIAPGLSGVLEGSIHHGRSVGRFRTTATLPNSRKVRLGVSTTVLERSGGEANSATAIFQDITDLERIDELHVRTERFEAVAALSASLAHEIKNPLASIRSSVEQLSGDSLESDDRTVLERLVLTESDRLSRLLSEFLDYSVMKIGDKEELDLKALVHDCILLSKQHPDLYAVDLVTEIDEGPVRVMGDGDLLHRALLNLVLNGAQSTGAGGRVVVSLTAATGARDPRGTGLEYPVRLAVRDNGPGIDAETASRVFDPFFTTKKSGSGLGLAMVHRAVEAHQGVTFVDRARGGGAQFVIFLPGIPGEQVGGDT
- a CDS encoding flavin reductase family protein — protein: MTAVRTIDPDEISGRDRYQLLTSLVVPRPIGWISTWGVNEEPNLAPFSYFNALSSNPMLVGVSIGHRPSGPKDTLVNIRSRRAFCVNVVTEPFLEAMNSTSANVAPDVDEFTLAGLEAVPSKRVSAPFVHGCPAVMECELEQEVSLGDAPNTLMIGRVVGLRLDPELERVAGTSAIDPKALRPVGRLWGASYATLGTVISISRPD
- a CDS encoding LysM peptidoglycan-binding domain-containing protein, which translates into the protein MAVDLRYSRNRNCRAWLERVLTELEGAGVLEATRERYPAHYHVAVFPKPYAAYVQRKSTRSAQRVQQVAYTVRSGDSLWTIAREHGTTVDVLKRTNGMRGSTIYVGQVLDLPGSR